From the bacterium genome, one window contains:
- a CDS encoding gamma-glutamyltransferase family protein → MSTEGSGHTTFASRFGLRPVVYGQRGVVATANPLATMAGVRMLAQGGNAVDAVVAAAAAIGVVEPYMSGLAGCGALMLTRPEQTPKALIFLGRAPAAATAERFAAGLPDTGYEAPAVPGNLAGWARVLAEHGTMPLARVLEPAIEYAERGVPFTLFDEMMFRESGGRLTQEGVATYFHGGAVPPPGALLVQPNLAATLRRIAADGPGYLYQGPLGQAITRLMRDHGGLITDRDLRDYPEELHWTDPISIDYRGVTVYAPPPPTSAVQVLGTLGILNGIDLGQAEHLSPAHVGAVAEAARLARLDTDRYVGDPDAVDVPVARVLSADHLAALRSELHPWTDAARGGGARAAGAAADAGGIRSTTHLAAADASGLAVNITHSLGHGFGCGVVVPGTGVCLNNAMHWFTNRPGHPNQVAPGKRHEWPIAPVHLFRNGRFWSTVGTPGSYGILVTTVQVLVNLIDFGLNLQDAIAAPRFRWIDDVGDPLPAQGLRVESRMPRATREAFARRGYAVDTLGPWSMKVGGVQGVQRDPATGWLAGAADPRRNGYAVAW, encoded by the coding sequence ATGAGCACGGAAGGGTCCGGACACACAACGTTCGCGAGCCGCTTCGGGCTGCGCCCGGTGGTGTACGGGCAGCGCGGCGTCGTCGCGACGGCCAATCCGCTCGCGACGATGGCCGGCGTGCGCATGCTGGCGCAGGGCGGCAACGCCGTCGACGCGGTGGTCGCCGCGGCCGCGGCGATCGGCGTCGTGGAGCCCTACATGTCCGGCCTCGCCGGTTGCGGCGCACTGATGCTTACGCGTCCCGAGCAGACGCCGAAGGCGCTGATCTTCCTCGGCCGCGCCCCCGCCGCCGCGACGGCCGAGCGGTTCGCGGCGGGACTCCCCGATACGGGCTACGAGGCACCGGCGGTCCCCGGCAACCTCGCCGGATGGGCGCGCGTGCTCGCCGAGCACGGCACGATGCCGCTCGCCCGCGTCCTCGAGCCGGCGATCGAGTATGCGGAGCGCGGCGTGCCGTTCACGCTGTTTGACGAGATGATGTTCAGGGAGAGTGGCGGGCGCCTCACGCAGGAGGGCGTGGCCACCTACTTCCATGGGGGCGCGGTCCCGCCGCCGGGCGCGCTGCTGGTTCAGCCAAATCTCGCCGCCACGTTGCGGCGGATCGCCGCCGACGGGCCGGGCTATCTGTACCAGGGGCCGCTGGGACAGGCGATCACCCGTCTGATGCGCGATCACGGCGGCCTCATCACCGACCGCGACCTGCGCGACTACCCCGAGGAACTGCACTGGACGGATCCAATCTCGATCGACTACCGCGGCGTGACGGTGTACGCGCCGCCACCCCCGACGAGCGCCGTCCAAGTACTCGGGACCCTCGGCATCCTGAACGGTATCGATCTGGGACAAGCGGAGCATTTGAGTCCCGCCCACGTGGGCGCGGTCGCGGAGGCGGCCCGTCTCGCCCGCCTCGATACCGACCGCTATGTCGGCGACCCCGACGCGGTCGACGTGCCGGTGGCGCGGGTGCTGTCCGCGGACCATCTGGCGGCGCTTCGGAGCGAGCTTCACCCGTGGACGGATGCGGCGCGGGGCGGTGGAGCGCGTGCGGCCGGCGCCGCGGCGGATGCGGGCGGGATTCGGTCGACGACGCACCTCGCCGCCGCGGACGCGAGCGGCCTTGCGGTCAACATCACGCACAGCCTCGGCCACGGCTTCGGCTGCGGGGTCGTCGTGCCCGGGACCGGCGTCTGCCTCAACAATGCGATGCACTGGTTCACCAACCGGCCGGGCCACCCGAATCAGGTCGCGCCGGGGAAGCGGCACGAGTGGCCGATCGCGCCGGTGCATCTGTTCCGCAACGGCCGGTTCTGGTCGACCGTCGGCACGCCGGGATCCTACGGTATTCTCGTGACGACGGTACAGGTACTCGTGAACCTGATCGATTTCGGCCTCAACCTGCAGGACGCGATCGCGGCGCCTCGGTTTCGATGGATCGACGACGTCGGAGATCCGCTGCCGGCACAGGGCCTCCGCGTCGAGTCGCGGATGCCGCGGGCGACCCGCGAGGCGTTCGCGCGGCGGGGCTACGCGGTGGACACGCTGGGTCCGTGGTCGATGAAGGTCGGCGGCGTCCAGGGCGTGCAGCGCGACCCGGCTACCGGCTGGCTCGCCGGCGCCGCGGACCCGCGCCGCAACGGCTACGCGGTCGCGTGGTGA
- a CDS encoding cold-shock protein, giving the protein MPVGTVKWFSAEKGYGFITPETGGKDLFVHYSAIQIDGYKSLNEGDKVEYEETQGRKGPQASNVRVAR; this is encoded by the coding sequence ATGCCGGTTGGGACGGTGAAGTGGTTCAGCGCGGAGAAGGGATACGGGTTCATCACGCCGGAGACGGGCGGAAAAGACCTGTTCGTTCACTACAGCGCGATTCAGATCGACGGCTACAAGAGCCTGAACGAGGGTGACAAGGTCGAGTACGAGGAGACACAGGGCCGCAAAGGACCGCAGGCGTCCAACGTGCGCGTTGCCCGCTGA
- a CDS encoding 2-dehydropantoate 2-reductase: MRVAVLGTGGTGGYFGGLLARAGHEVIFVARGPHLDAIRANGLTVNSRLAGNFTVRAAATDDIRSIGPVDLVLVCVKTYSMDAVLPALRSLVGPQTVIMSMQNGIDNEDRIAAAAGPEHVLGLAAQVSAFIQEPGVVVQAGGPGRLIFGEMAGGESARSASLAKAFQAAGIAIEARSDVKVALWEKFIFICSASGVTALTRLPAGPIFADRETTGLLRATLDEGVAVAKAEGIHVAARFTEQTLGFMAKLEPWMRGSMALDLLEGRRLELETLNGTMVRLGRAREVPVPVTWTIYAALRPFENGPPAIPAPSHDDG; the protein is encoded by the coding sequence ATGCGGGTCGCGGTCCTCGGCACCGGCGGCACCGGCGGCTACTTCGGCGGGCTCCTCGCGCGCGCGGGACACGAGGTCATCTTCGTCGCACGAGGCCCGCACCTCGACGCGATTCGCGCGAACGGCCTGACGGTCAACTCGCGCCTCGCCGGCAACTTCACCGTCCGGGCCGCCGCCACCGACGACATCCGGTCGATCGGCCCGGTGGACCTCGTCCTGGTGTGCGTCAAGACCTATAGCATGGACGCGGTGCTGCCGGCGCTGCGGTCGCTCGTCGGGCCTCAGACGGTGATCATGTCGATGCAGAACGGCATCGACAACGAGGACCGGATCGCCGCGGCCGCCGGTCCGGAGCACGTCCTCGGCCTGGCCGCGCAGGTCTCCGCCTTCATTCAAGAGCCCGGCGTCGTGGTACAGGCGGGCGGCCCGGGCAGGCTGATCTTCGGGGAAATGGCGGGCGGCGAAAGCGCGCGCAGCGCGTCGCTGGCGAAGGCGTTCCAGGCCGCCGGCATCGCGATCGAGGCGCGGTCCGACGTCAAAGTGGCGTTGTGGGAGAAGTTCATCTTCATCTGCTCTGCGAGCGGGGTCACCGCGCTGACGCGCCTGCCGGCGGGGCCGATCTTCGCGGATCGCGAGACCACGGGACTGCTGCGCGCGACGCTCGACGAGGGCGTCGCCGTCGCGAAGGCGGAAGGAATCCACGTGGCCGCGCGCTTCACCGAGCAGACGCTCGGGTTCATGGCGAAGCTCGAGCCGTGGATGCGCGGCTCGATGGCGTTGGACCTGCTCGAAGGACGCCGCCTCGAGCTCGAGACGCTCAACGGCACCATGGTGCGCCTCGGCCGCGCGCGCGAGGTGCCGGTGCCGGTCACCTGGACGATCTACGCCGCGCTGCGCCCGTTTGAGAACGGGCCGCCGGCGATCCCGGCGCCGTCGCATGATGACGGCTAA
- a CDS encoding MBL fold metallo-hydrolase yields the protein MRRYLFLPMMLWAVTATALLVTSLAWPDALRSAATAVADYARPKAAEAQSAAPPAKLEWLGWQFFRVTTPRGRVLLFNPALNDPRAAFRNQESPVSLEDIDKADLILAADGHADDQGMTVEIARKTGASVVTTFELAQWMVGRGVDTAKILRSGPGSRWDIDGIKIQVVNSIHGSGAPALPGVPAAVYGGPALGFIVTLENGVRIYHAGSTALTMDLQLYGRLYRPQVALLPIASGMLPDEAAIAAELLRADNPDLVAVFPQHHASFMPADRRGRAFVDAVNARPALRGRVRAFDPRPGDTYLLTPSGVRVR from the coding sequence ATGCGCCGATACCTGTTCCTGCCGATGATGCTCTGGGCCGTGACGGCGACGGCCCTGCTCGTGACCTCGCTCGCGTGGCCGGACGCGCTCCGAAGCGCCGCGACCGCGGTCGCGGACTACGCGCGGCCGAAAGCGGCGGAGGCGCAGTCCGCCGCGCCGCCCGCCAAGCTGGAGTGGCTCGGGTGGCAGTTCTTCCGGGTCACGACCCCGCGCGGCCGGGTGCTCCTCTTCAACCCCGCGCTCAACGACCCGCGGGCGGCGTTCCGAAATCAGGAGTCCCCGGTCAGCCTCGAAGACATCGACAAGGCCGACCTTATCCTCGCCGCGGACGGCCACGCCGACGACCAGGGCATGACTGTGGAAATCGCGCGCAAGACCGGCGCGAGCGTCGTGACGACGTTCGAGCTCGCGCAGTGGATGGTGGGCCGCGGCGTCGACACGGCGAAGATCTTGCGGAGCGGACCAGGCTCGCGCTGGGACATCGACGGCATCAAGATCCAGGTCGTCAACTCGATCCACGGGTCCGGCGCACCGGCGCTGCCCGGCGTTCCAGCCGCCGTGTATGGCGGTCCCGCGCTCGGCTTCATCGTCACGCTGGAGAACGGCGTGCGCATTTACCACGCCGGCAGCACCGCCCTCACGATGGACCTGCAGCTGTACGGCCGGCTCTACCGGCCGCAAGTCGCGCTGCTGCCGATCGCCTCCGGGATGCTGCCGGACGAGGCGGCGATCGCCGCCGAACTCCTGCGCGCCGACAACCCGGACCTCGTCGCGGTCTTCCCGCAGCACCACGCGTCGTTCATGCCCGCGGACCGCCGCGGGCGCGCTTTCGTCGACGCGGTCAACGCGCGGCCGGCTCTGCGGGGACGGGTGCGGGCGTTCGACCCCAGGCCCGGTGATACGTATCTTCTGACGCCGTCCGGCGTGCGGGTGCGTTGA
- a CDS encoding CopD family protein: MRPAPSALHRLIGALLSLLAVTFLSHPAWAHALLRQSDPVSGAVLRRAPGFTTLTFTEEPEPALSTIQVVDANGRTVSGAPATPVSGNPLVLRVPVHASGNGVYTVSWRTVSRVDGHTTGGTFAFGVGVSAAAAVLPASAGSPPSAASIVSRWAFYLGLSGIMGAAWVWTIAAPAAATGSLRYVWLSCATALLAVAGIGLAQAQAAGTGIGRLLATSLGTSLALRAGPILLAGLALAAAAPRPSARRWGLAAAGVCAAAAMLVHVTAGHAGATLGPLRPVNIAVQWLHFVGITVWLGGLAALLAIGTRVPAGQVAAAARRFSTVAGIAILSVAVTGALRAIDNVGAWDALLSTDYGRLIVVKAALLLSLAGLGWVNRYRAIPRLPDTAGLLRKVAAMELAVGAVVLLLTGLLTGLAPARQAAEAAAAARPLTITGNDFATSVRVRLEIAPGFPGANHFTLRAADYDTGRPVAADRVSLSFRSVARPDLGVSTLDLRTAGAGVYTGDGANLSLGGPWTVAALLQRAATAVEVPLAVTPKARPQTIREIRAPGQPTLYTIDLGGGIVLNSYLDPGRPGFNEVHATFIAPNGGELPVPQSITILAARAGGARQSVPVRRFSAGHFIGDAQLGAGGWRFEFYGTAQDGTVLDAQLDVTL, encoded by the coding sequence TTGCGGCCCGCGCCATCCGCACTGCACCGCCTGATCGGCGCGCTCCTCAGCCTGCTCGCGGTGACGTTTCTGTCGCACCCCGCGTGGGCCCACGCGCTGCTGCGCCAGTCGGACCCCGTGTCCGGGGCAGTGCTGCGGCGGGCCCCCGGCTTTACGACGCTTACGTTCACCGAGGAGCCTGAACCGGCGCTTTCGACGATCCAGGTCGTCGACGCGAACGGCCGGACGGTCAGCGGCGCACCGGCGACGCCGGTCTCGGGCAACCCTCTGGTCCTCCGTGTCCCGGTCCACGCGTCGGGCAACGGCGTCTACACGGTGTCGTGGCGGACGGTCTCCAGGGTCGACGGGCACACCACAGGCGGTACCTTTGCGTTCGGGGTCGGCGTTTCCGCGGCCGCCGCGGTGCTGCCCGCGTCGGCCGGATCCCCGCCCTCCGCCGCCTCGATTGTGTCGCGCTGGGCCTTCTACCTCGGTCTTTCCGGCATCATGGGTGCGGCGTGGGTCTGGACGATCGCTGCGCCGGCCGCGGCCACGGGCTCCCTGCGATATGTTTGGCTTTCATGCGCGACGGCGCTTCTCGCGGTCGCCGGGATCGGTCTCGCGCAGGCGCAGGCCGCCGGCACGGGCATCGGCCGGCTGCTCGCCACGTCGCTCGGCACGTCTCTCGCGCTTCGCGCCGGGCCCATCCTCCTCGCGGGGCTCGCCCTGGCCGCGGCGGCGCCGCGCCCCTCCGCACGACGGTGGGGGCTGGCGGCCGCGGGCGTGTGCGCCGCGGCCGCCATGCTGGTTCACGTCACCGCGGGACACGCGGGAGCCACCCTCGGTCCGCTCCGGCCCGTGAACATCGCCGTACAGTGGCTGCACTTCGTCGGCATCACCGTTTGGCTGGGGGGACTCGCGGCCCTGCTGGCAATAGGGACCCGTGTGCCGGCCGGTCAGGTCGCGGCGGCGGCGCGGCGATTCTCGACGGTCGCGGGGATCGCCATTCTCTCGGTGGCCGTCACCGGCGCGCTGCGGGCAATCGACAACGTCGGCGCGTGGGACGCCCTCCTCTCGACGGACTACGGACGCCTCATCGTCGTCAAGGCGGCGCTTCTGCTCAGTCTGGCCGGCCTCGGCTGGGTGAACCGGTACCGCGCGATCCCGCGCCTGCCGGACACGGCCGGTCTGCTCCGAAAAGTGGCCGCGATGGAACTCGCGGTCGGCGCGGTCGTGCTGTTGCTGACCGGACTGCTCACGGGCCTCGCGCCGGCACGCCAGGCCGCCGAGGCCGCGGCCGCCGCCCGACCGCTCACGATCACCGGAAACGACTTCGCCACGTCCGTGCGCGTCCGGCTCGAGATCGCGCCCGGTTTTCCGGGCGCCAACCATTTCACCCTGCGCGCGGCGGACTACGACACCGGGCGGCCCGTCGCGGCGGACCGCGTCAGCCTGAGCTTCCGAAGTGTCGCGCGCCCCGATCTCGGCGTTTCCACCCTCGACCTGCGCACCGCGGGCGCCGGGGTGTACACTGGCGACGGCGCGAACCTGTCGCTCGGCGGCCCGTGGACCGTCGCCGCACTCCTGCAGCGCGCCGCGACCGCGGTGGAAGTGCCGCTCGCTGTCACGCCGAAGGCACGGCCCCAGACTATTCGCGAAATTCGTGCGCCGGGCCAGCCGACGCTGTACACCATCGACCTCGGGGGAGGCATCGTGCTCAACTCGTACCTCGATCCCGGCCGGCCGGGATTCAACGAAGTGCACGCGACGTTCATCGCGCCGAACGGCGGGGAACTGCCCGTACCGCAGTCCATTACCATTCTGGCCGCACGCGCGGGCGGCGCGCGGCAGAGCGTGCCGGTGCGGCGGTTCAGCGCCGGACACTTCATTGGAGATGCGCAGCTCGGCGCGGGCGGGTGGCGGTTCGAGTTCTACGGCACCGCCCAAGACGGAACGGTGCTCGACGCGCAACTCGACGTCACGCTATGA
- a CDS encoding amidohydrolase family protein → MTARRTDAPVVDAHVHIIVPQITRDRGPEPWRPTVARDGDRQRIEIGGVEVRSVRHEFVNPEGLLAETAAAGSDRVVLCPFVGLLRYDADPHDALESGGIQNAALASLVRAHSGRVAALGTVPLQDPELAARELEAVANLGLAGVEIAASVRGAYLGDDRFRPFWEAAAALGSVVFIHPTTRGFDNPAFSRHHLGNAVGNPLETTITAADLVMGGLLESFPSLRIVLAHGGGAVLALRGRLRHAYEEVPAARARLEMPPDESLRRFYYDTIVHDVTLLRQLVEYAGADHVVMGSDYPFDMGVERPADQVRAAHISPDDERRVLGGTADQLLSGGACRARRFSPQPE, encoded by the coding sequence ATGACCGCGCGGCGGACTGACGCGCCCGTCGTCGACGCGCACGTCCACATCATCGTCCCGCAGATCACGCGCGACCGCGGCCCGGAGCCGTGGCGGCCCACAGTTGCGCGAGACGGCGACCGGCAGCGCATCGAGATCGGCGGCGTGGAGGTCCGTTCGGTCCGCCATGAGTTCGTGAACCCGGAGGGTCTGCTCGCCGAAACCGCCGCGGCCGGCAGCGATCGGGTGGTGCTCTGTCCGTTCGTGGGGCTTCTGCGCTACGACGCAGACCCGCACGACGCGTTGGAGTCGGGCGGCATCCAGAACGCCGCGCTCGCCTCGCTCGTGCGCGCGCATTCGGGGCGCGTCGCGGCGCTCGGGACGGTGCCGCTGCAGGACCCCGAGCTGGCCGCCCGCGAGCTGGAAGCCGTCGCGAACCTCGGCCTCGCCGGCGTCGAGATCGCCGCGAGCGTCCGCGGCGCTTACCTCGGCGACGATCGCTTCCGGCCGTTCTGGGAGGCCGCGGCCGCGCTCGGATCGGTCGTGTTCATCCATCCGACGACGCGGGGCTTCGACAATCCGGCGTTCAGCCGCCATCACCTCGGCAACGCGGTCGGCAACCCGCTCGAGACCACGATCACGGCGGCCGACCTCGTCATGGGCGGACTGCTGGAGTCGTTCCCCAGCCTCCGCATCGTGCTCGCGCACGGCGGCGGCGCGGTGCTCGCGCTGCGGGGCCGTCTCCGCCACGCATACGAGGAAGTTCCGGCCGCGCGGGCGCGCCTCGAGATGCCGCCGGACGAATCGCTGCGACGGTTCTACTACGACACGATCGTGCACGACGTCACCCTCTTGCGGCAGCTCGTCGAGTACGCCGGCGCCGATCACGTCGTGATGGGTTCCGACTATCCGTTTGACATGGGGGTGGAGCGCCCGGCCGACCAGGTGCGGGCGGCGCACATCAGCCCCGACGACGAACGGCGGGTGCTGGGCGGAACCGCGGACCAGCTGCTGTCAGGCGGCGCCTGCCGGGCGCGGCGGTTTTCGCCTCAGCCAGAGTAG
- a CDS encoding Xaa-Pro peptidase family protein, whose translation MGIKTFGLQTVDWEERVNYERLRTERLARVKRRLDASDCGALLCFDMNNIRYITATHIGTWAIDKLVRFALLPRGDEPILWDFGSAARHHRLYCPWLGERSRAGISTLRGAYPESARDVAKKIRTELEARGLHRQPLAVDIIEPQVLFALQAEGLRIVDGQTLMQDVRKIKTVDEITLIATAVMMVDAAYEQLYGALRPGMRENECVGLVAKVLYDLGSEHVEGVNAISGERCSPHPHVYTDRVLRPGDPAYFDILHAYNGYRTCYYRTFCVGSASPAMVDAYRRCRDYLDAALALIRPGVTTADVVRVWPKAEEFGFADEEAAFALQYGHGVGLSIWEKPIFSRLVSLDHPEVIEEGMVFALETFWPAADGWSAARIEEQLVVTKDGCEVITRFPAEKLLVAGTRYWTATGPLESTREAQSNMNRGAAAPSPAERVVAGARSEGGGAPGRR comes from the coding sequence ATGGGGATTAAGACGTTCGGCCTGCAGACGGTCGACTGGGAGGAGCGCGTCAACTACGAACGACTGCGCACCGAGCGGCTCGCGCGGGTCAAGCGCCGCCTCGACGCGTCCGACTGCGGGGCGCTGCTCTGCTTCGATATGAACAACATCCGATACATCACAGCGACGCACATCGGCACGTGGGCGATCGACAAGCTCGTGCGCTTCGCACTGCTCCCCCGCGGGGACGAGCCGATCCTCTGGGACTTCGGCTCCGCGGCGCGGCACCACCGGCTGTACTGCCCGTGGCTCGGCGAGCGGTCGCGCGCCGGCATCTCGACGCTCCGCGGCGCGTATCCTGAGAGCGCGCGCGACGTCGCGAAGAAGATCCGCACCGAGTTGGAGGCGAGGGGCCTGCACCGGCAGCCGCTGGCCGTGGACATCATCGAACCCCAGGTGCTGTTTGCGCTGCAGGCGGAGGGGCTGCGCATCGTCGACGGGCAGACGCTGATGCAGGACGTCCGCAAGATCAAGACCGTCGACGAGATCACGTTGATCGCGACCGCGGTGATGATGGTCGACGCGGCATACGAGCAGCTGTACGGGGCGCTCCGGCCCGGAATGCGGGAGAACGAATGCGTGGGGCTCGTCGCGAAGGTGCTCTACGACCTCGGCTCCGAGCACGTCGAGGGCGTGAACGCGATCTCCGGCGAGCGGTGCAGCCCGCATCCGCACGTCTACACCGACCGCGTGCTGCGCCCGGGCGACCCGGCGTACTTCGACATCCTCCACGCCTACAACGGCTACCGGACCTGCTACTACCGGACGTTCTGCGTCGGCAGCGCTTCGCCCGCGATGGTCGACGCCTACCGCCGCTGCCGCGACTACCTCGACGCGGCGCTCGCCTTGATCCGCCCGGGCGTGACGACCGCCGACGTCGTTCGCGTGTGGCCGAAGGCGGAGGAGTTCGGGTTTGCCGACGAAGAGGCGGCGTTCGCGCTCCAATACGGCCACGGCGTCGGGCTCTCGATCTGGGAGAAGCCGATCTTCAGCCGGCTCGTCTCGTTGGACCACCCCGAGGTGATCGAAGAGGGGATGGTGTTCGCGCTCGAGACCTTCTGGCCGGCCGCCGACGGCTGGTCGGCGGCCCGGATCGAGGAGCAGTTGGTCGTGACCAAGGACGGCTGCGAGGTCATCACCCGCTTCCCGGCGGAGAAGCTCCTCGTCGCCGGCACGCGCTACTGGACCGCGACGGGGCCGCTCGAGTCGACGCGCGAGGCGCAGTCTAACATGAACCGCGGCGCCGCGGCGCCGTCTCCGGCCGAGCGGGTCGTCGCCGGCGCGCGCTCCGAGGGCGGAGGCGCGCCCGGCCGCCGATGA
- a CDS encoding NAD(P)-dependent oxidoreductase has protein sequence MAYLGFVGLGAMGGRIAKRLLDAGHTVTGFNRTAAKARWLEQAGLTLAPAPRAVAATAEITFSMVTDTGALRAVTEGPDGILAGLGPGKVYVDMSTVSPRISRELAARVRERGAAMLDAPVSGSLVTLEEGRLSIMVGGDREVVERVRPVLLAIGPVVTHVGENGQAALMKVATNLNLGAQVLAFCEAVLLAEKGGIARKTAVHVLLNSAIASPMLKYRGPFVLEMPAEAWFDCTMMQKDLVLAAEMGRVLGVPLPTTAVANEWLTAARAMGLAEQDFAAMFDVLAEMAGVEARPPARGADRRAAEGGGEGGDGD, from the coding sequence GTGGCATACCTCGGATTCGTGGGCCTCGGCGCCATGGGCGGCCGCATCGCGAAGCGCCTGTTGGACGCGGGCCACACGGTCACGGGCTTCAACCGCACGGCCGCCAAGGCCCGGTGGCTCGAGCAGGCCGGTCTCACGCTCGCGCCGGCTCCGCGAGCCGTCGCCGCCACGGCGGAGATCACGTTTTCGATGGTCACGGATACCGGCGCGCTTCGCGCGGTCACCGAGGGACCCGACGGCATTCTCGCCGGCCTGGGTCCCGGCAAGGTCTACGTCGACATGAGCACCGTGAGCCCGCGCATCAGCCGCGAGCTCGCCGCGAGGGTGCGGGAGCGGGGCGCGGCGATGCTCGACGCGCCGGTCTCGGGCAGCCTCGTGACATTGGAGGAAGGCCGACTCTCGATCATGGTCGGCGGCGATCGGGAGGTCGTCGAGCGGGTGCGTCCGGTCCTGCTCGCGATCGGCCCGGTTGTGACGCACGTCGGCGAGAACGGCCAAGCGGCGCTGATGAAGGTCGCCACCAACCTCAATCTCGGCGCGCAGGTGCTGGCCTTCTGCGAAGCGGTGCTGCTCGCGGAGAAGGGCGGCATCGCCCGGAAGACCGCGGTCCACGTGCTGCTCAACAGCGCGATCGCCTCGCCGATGCTCAAGTACCGCGGGCCCTTCGTCCTCGAGATGCCGGCGGAGGCGTGGTTCGACTGTACGATGATGCAGAAGGACTTGGTGCTCGCGGCGGAGATGGGCCGTGTGCTCGGCGTGCCGCTGCCTACGACGGCGGTGGCCAACGAATGGCTGACCGCGGCGCGTGCCATGGGCCTCGCGGAGCAGGACTTCGCGGCGATGTTTGACGTCCTGGCGGAGATGGCCGGGGTGGAGGCGCGCCCGCCGGCGCGCGGCGCAGACCGGCGGGCGGCGGAGGGCGGCGGGGAGGGCGGCGATGGGGATTAA
- a CDS encoding CPBP family intramembrane glutamic endopeptidase produces MVFPYSLDVLLPLVAGFLGSAALALRPPATVASLAITLATGVIGGATPVPRAPRGDGARLSWLAVAAVGIAAFAAARALQHPLAPKMTPLLVAATAAAGVAEELLFRRLLYGALAVYGAALAVGGSAAVFAAVHVPAYGVAAFPVDLAAGLVFGWQRWASGTWTASAATHAAANLIQAAW; encoded by the coding sequence GTGGTATTCCCTTACTCGTTGGACGTCCTCCTACCTCTCGTCGCGGGATTTCTCGGCAGCGCGGCGCTCGCGCTGCGTCCGCCGGCCACCGTCGCCTCGCTTGCGATTACCCTCGCGACCGGCGTAATCGGCGGCGCCACACCGGTGCCGCGGGCGCCACGCGGGGACGGCGCGCGGCTGTCGTGGCTCGCCGTGGCGGCAGTCGGGATCGCGGCCTTCGCCGCGGCCCGCGCGCTGCAGCATCCCCTGGCGCCGAAGATGACGCCGCTCCTCGTCGCCGCGACCGCGGCCGCCGGCGTCGCCGAAGAATTGCTGTTCCGCCGGCTGCTCTATGGCGCGCTCGCGGTGTACGGCGCCGCGCTCGCCGTCGGCGGATCCGCGGCGGTCTTCGCCGCGGTTCACGTGCCGGCGTACGGCGTCGCCGCGTTCCCGGTGGATCTCGCGGCCGGCCTCGTCTTCGGATGGCAGCGCTGGGCGTCCGGCACCTGGACGGCCTCGGCCGCCACTCATGCCGCCGCAAATCTGATCCAGGCCGCGTGGTGA